From the Thermococcus guaymasensis DSM 11113 genome, one window contains:
- a CDS encoding 5-oxoprolinase subunit C family protein, with translation MIELLKVPSLLTVQDSGRGGYRKLGVPVSGYMDDYSARIANYLVGNPENAPLLEFLPMGPTLRFNASAVFAVAGDVEVRLNGVPVEPWTSYWAKRGDVLEVGALRSGLYGYIAFAGGIKCEPLLGSCSTYAKAGLGRPLKAGDVLNLGYAILTGRDGKRLPEGLWPDYSAQEITVSVVLGPDLEHFTEEGVNTFLSEAYTVTPESDRMGYRLDGKTIEHSEKGAGIVTSPLVPGSVQVPANGKPIVMMRDAQTTGGYAKIGVVISAHLHRLAQLRPGFRVRFKEVTVEEARKELLRKEKTLEAIKLFLEGRLRAYRIKAEEKSFIALAGKV, from the coding sequence ATGATTGAGCTCCTCAAAGTCCCATCTTTGCTGACGGTTCAGGACTCTGGGCGGGGAGGCTACCGAAAGCTCGGCGTTCCAGTTTCGGGCTACATGGACGACTACTCCGCGAGGATAGCCAACTACCTCGTCGGAAACCCCGAAAATGCGCCCCTTCTGGAGTTCCTCCCGATGGGGCCAACGCTGAGGTTCAACGCTTCAGCGGTCTTCGCCGTTGCTGGAGACGTTGAGGTCAGGCTAAACGGCGTCCCAGTTGAACCCTGGACGAGCTACTGGGCGAAGAGGGGGGACGTCCTTGAAGTCGGGGCGCTGAGGAGCGGGCTTTACGGCTACATAGCCTTCGCTGGAGGAATAAAGTGTGAGCCTCTCCTCGGGAGCTGCTCAACGTACGCTAAGGCAGGCCTTGGAAGGCCCCTGAAAGCTGGCGATGTCCTGAACCTTGGCTACGCGATACTGACGGGCAGAGACGGGAAACGCCTTCCTGAGGGGCTGTGGCCGGACTATTCTGCCCAAGAGATAACGGTGAGTGTCGTTCTCGGCCCGGACTTGGAGCACTTCACGGAAGAGGGTGTGAACACTTTCCTGAGCGAGGCCTACACGGTAACGCCGGAATCGGACAGGATGGGCTATCGCCTCGATGGGAAGACGATAGAACACTCTGAGAAGGGCGCAGGAATCGTTACGAGTCCGCTTGTTCCTGGCTCCGTTCAGGTGCCCGCCAATGGAAAGCCGATAGTCATGATGCGCGACGCCCAGACCACCGGCGGCTACGCCAAAATCGGGGTCGTGATAAGCGCACACCTCCACAGGCTGGCCCAGCTCAGGCCCGGCTTCAGGGTGCGCTTCAAGGAAGTTACCGTTGAAGAAGCCCGGAAAGAACTCCTGAGGAAGGAGAAAACGCTTGAGGCGATAAAGCTTTTCCTTGAGGGAAGGCTGAGGGCCTACAGAATAAAAGCAGAAGAAAAAAGTTTCATTGCCTTAGCCGGAAAGGTTTAA
- the pxpB gene encoding 5-oxoprolinase subunit PxpB: MQPEIKPAGDSALLISFGEAIDEGVNLRVHAIAKAIEKASPEWLVEVVPAYSSLLVIYDPLKAGYNEIETSVKAFLNAELEEFQGRLIEVPVVYGGEYGPDIEFVAKYNGLTVDEVIEIHSRPIYRVYFLGFLPGFAYLGGMDERIATPRLEKPRLKVPAGSVGIAGKQTGWYAIESPAGWRIIGRTPLRLFNPSKEQPTLVQPGDRVKFVPIDEEEFEKLYRAEWGRGDD; this comes from the coding sequence ATGCAACCAGAAATCAAGCCCGCCGGCGACTCGGCTTTGCTCATATCCTTTGGTGAGGCCATAGACGAGGGGGTAAACCTCAGAGTGCACGCCATAGCCAAGGCCATCGAGAAGGCCTCGCCCGAGTGGCTCGTTGAAGTTGTTCCAGCATACTCATCACTCCTAGTGATCTACGACCCGCTTAAGGCCGGTTACAACGAAATCGAGACCTCAGTAAAGGCCTTTTTAAACGCGGAACTTGAGGAGTTCCAGGGCAGGTTAATAGAGGTTCCCGTCGTTTACGGCGGCGAATACGGCCCGGACATCGAGTTCGTGGCAAAATACAACGGTCTGACCGTCGATGAAGTCATCGAGATACACTCCAGGCCCATCTACCGCGTCTACTTCCTCGGCTTCCTGCCTGGCTTCGCCTACTTAGGCGGGATGGACGAGAGAATAGCAACTCCAAGGCTTGAGAAACCGCGCCTCAAGGTCCCGGCAGGTTCCGTAGGAATAGCTGGAAAGCAGACGGGGTGGTACGCAATAGAAAGCCCGGCTGGCTGGCGTATCATAGGCAGAACACCGCTGAGGCTTTTCAACCCCTCGAAGGAGCAACCGACACTCGTTCAGCCGGGGGACAGGGTTAAGTTCGTCCCGATTGATGAGGAGGAGTTCGAGAAGCTCTACAGAGCCGAATGGGGGCGCGGAGATGATTGA
- a CDS encoding LamB/YcsF family protein codes for MKVDLNSDLGESFGRYKLGLDEEVMKYITSANVATGWHAGDPLVMRKTVRLAKEKGVAVGAHPGYPDLMGFGRRYMKLTPEEARNYILYQIGALYAFTKAEGLELQHVKPHGALYNALVKEEELARAVIEGIADFDKRLIFVTLSGSRPAEIAEEMGIKVAHEVFADRAYNPDGTLVPRSKPGAVIHDKDEIAERVVSMVKDGGVRAINGEWVELKADTICVHGDNPKAVEIARHIREVLEGEGVKIVPMRELVR; via the coding sequence ATGAAGGTTGACCTTAACTCCGACCTCGGTGAGAGCTTCGGTCGTTACAAGCTCGGCCTCGACGAGGAGGTCATGAAGTACATAACCTCGGCGAACGTCGCCACCGGCTGGCACGCCGGCGATCCCCTTGTCATGAGAAAAACGGTGAGGCTCGCGAAGGAAAAAGGGGTTGCGGTTGGCGCGCATCCGGGTTATCCCGATTTGATGGGCTTTGGAAGGAGGTATATGAAGCTCACGCCCGAAGAGGCGAGGAACTACATCCTCTACCAGATTGGGGCGCTCTACGCGTTCACTAAAGCCGAAGGTCTCGAACTCCAGCACGTCAAACCTCACGGTGCACTTTACAACGCCTTGGTTAAGGAGGAAGAGCTCGCGAGGGCTGTCATAGAGGGAATAGCCGACTTTGACAAAAGGCTTATCTTCGTGACCCTATCTGGCTCAAGGCCAGCGGAGATTGCAGAGGAGATGGGGATTAAAGTCGCCCACGAGGTCTTCGCGGACAGGGCCTACAATCCTGATGGAACGCTCGTGCCGAGGTCAAAGCCCGGAGCAGTTATCCACGACAAGGATGAGATAGCGGAGCGCGTGGTTTCGATGGTCAAGGATGGAGGAGTTAGGGCCATAAACGGCGAGTGGGTCGAGCTCAAAGCAGACACAATCTGCGTACACGGCGACAACCCCAAAGCTGTTGAGATAGCGAGGCACATAAGGGAAGTCCTTGAGGGGGAGGGCGTCAAGATAGTACCCATGAGAGAACTCGTGCGGTGA
- a CDS encoding maleate cis-trans isomerase family protein produces the protein MYGWRRRIGLIVPSSNTTMEPEFWKMAPEGVSVHAARMNLRVVTEEALVDMESYAKDAAKRLADAAVNIIMYGCTSGSLVKGKGYDRQIAKELEEASGIKAITTSTAVLEALKTLGISKVVVATPYIDSVNEKEKQFLEDNGLDVLAIKGLGIVQNTEIGKQPPEVAYRLALDVYSPEADGLFISCTNFRTIEIIDKLESDLGIPVVTSNQASMWYTLKNLGIKEKYEKYGILMKENL, from the coding sequence ATGTACGGATGGAGAAGGAGGATTGGACTGATTGTTCCATCATCCAACACCACCATGGAGCCAGAATTCTGGAAGATGGCTCCAGAGGGAGTTTCGGTGCACGCGGCCAGGATGAATCTGAGAGTCGTTACCGAAGAGGCTCTGGTTGATATGGAGAGTTATGCAAAAGACGCCGCAAAAAGGTTGGCGGACGCCGCAGTGAACATAATCATGTACGGCTGCACCTCGGGGAGCTTGGTGAAGGGCAAGGGTTACGACCGGCAAATAGCGAAAGAGCTCGAAGAGGCGTCGGGAATAAAGGCCATAACGACATCAACCGCCGTTCTCGAGGCTTTAAAGACACTCGGAATAAGCAAAGTTGTGGTTGCAACGCCGTATATAGACTCGGTCAACGAGAAGGAAAAGCAGTTCCTTGAGGACAATGGCCTCGATGTCCTTGCAATCAAGGGGCTTGGAATAGTTCAAAACACCGAGATCGGAAAACAGCCCCCGGAGGTGGCCTACAGGCTGGCGCTGGATGTCTATTCTCCAGAGGCAGATGGTCTTTTCATCAGCTGTACAAACTTCAGAACGATTGAAATCATAGACAAACTTGAGAGTGATTTAGGAATTCCCGTTGTGACGAGCAACCAGGCCTCAATGTGGTATACCCTTAAAAACCTTGGAATAAAGGAGAAGTATGAAAAATACGGCATATTGATGAAAGAAAACCTCTGA
- a CDS encoding Nramp family divalent metal transporter, whose protein sequence is MAEEKDVSWKDILKALGPGLIVTAAFVGPGTVTTTSSSGAKYGYVLLWALTFSVFATIVLQEMSARIAIATGKPLAEFIRTSLSKNPTVNKIAAALVVLAIGVGNAAFQTGNLTGAAIGLNTILGSSPILWLWVIGIIATILLWTGSYKVIEKFLTALVAVMGFAFLVDMFVAKPDWGQVAVHLVKPTIPEGALTIVLALIGTTVVPYNLFLHSSSVLEKGWKGRVGIKIMRWDTIIGVLLGGIFSWAIMITAAAVLHPKGIIVKSAGDMAVQLEPLLGRAAAAFFAIGLFGAGMSSAVTAPLAGAYAIQQSLGLPRDMKDKHFRTWLILIMLAGLGFGTMVFATGRSPIEAIIFAQAVNGVLLPIVAWMLLYAANKKEYLGEYTNGPISNVLGGIAVVTATILGIRLILKALGLM, encoded by the coding sequence ATGGCGGAAGAGAAGGACGTAAGTTGGAAGGATATACTAAAAGCCCTCGGCCCCGGGTTGATCGTCACTGCTGCCTTCGTCGGCCCGGGAACCGTTACAACGACGTCTTCTTCCGGCGCCAAATACGGCTACGTGCTCCTGTGGGCACTAACCTTTTCAGTGTTTGCAACGATCGTGCTGCAGGAAATGTCCGCAAGGATTGCAATTGCAACTGGTAAGCCCTTAGCTGAGTTCATCAGGACAAGCCTCTCAAAGAACCCGACCGTGAACAAGATTGCGGCGGCCTTAGTAGTTCTGGCAATAGGCGTCGGCAACGCGGCGTTTCAAACCGGAAACCTCACCGGTGCTGCCATCGGTTTGAACACAATACTGGGGAGTTCCCCCATCCTGTGGCTGTGGGTTATTGGAATCATAGCAACGATACTGCTATGGACCGGGAGCTATAAGGTGATCGAAAAGTTCCTAACGGCTTTAGTTGCAGTGATGGGATTTGCCTTCCTGGTTGATATGTTCGTCGCAAAGCCGGACTGGGGACAGGTGGCAGTTCACCTCGTAAAGCCCACTATTCCCGAGGGTGCACTCACGATAGTGCTGGCCTTAATCGGAACGACTGTGGTGCCTTACAATCTGTTCCTGCACTCATCATCAGTTCTTGAAAAGGGATGGAAAGGAAGAGTGGGCATAAAAATAATGCGCTGGGACACTATAATAGGAGTTCTCCTTGGAGGAATCTTCAGCTGGGCTATTATGATAACGGCCGCCGCCGTTCTTCACCCTAAGGGAATAATTGTAAAATCCGCCGGGGACATGGCCGTCCAGCTGGAGCCCCTCTTGGGCAGGGCAGCCGCCGCTTTCTTTGCCATTGGTTTATTCGGAGCAGGCATGAGCTCTGCAGTAACGGCCCCTCTGGCCGGAGCATATGCGATTCAGCAGTCTCTTGGCTTGCCAAGGGATATGAAAGACAAGCACTTTAGGACGTGGCTTATTCTCATAATGCTCGCGGGCCTTGGATTCGGCACCATGGTGTTCGCAACTGGTAGATCACCGATCGAGGCAATAATCTTTGCCCAGGCCGTTAACGGTGTCCTCCTGCCAATAGTTGCTTGGATGCTTCTCTACGCCGCAAACAAGAAGGAATACCTCGGAGAATATACAAACGGCCCGATTAGCAACGTGCTCGGCGGTATTGCAGTCGTTACAGCAACAATTTTGGGAATTAGACTCATCCTCAAGGCTTTGGGGCTAATGTGA
- a CDS encoding adenylate kinase family protein encodes MIIAVTGTPGVGKTTVSKLLVEKLGYEYVNLRDYALEKGIGEMKGEELEVEVDELVYNFERDFKGKDIVVDGHLSHFLPADLVVVLRAHPRLIGERLKERGYSREKVGENVEAELVDVILVEALEENENVIEVDTTGKTPEEVVDEILGLIEKGVKKRVGLVDWSEAYDEIIPYLRL; translated from the coding sequence ATGATAATAGCCGTAACTGGAACGCCCGGGGTGGGAAAGACGACGGTTTCAAAGCTTTTGGTGGAAAAACTCGGCTATGAGTACGTCAACTTAAGAGACTACGCGCTTGAGAAGGGCATAGGCGAGATGAAAGGCGAGGAGCTTGAAGTCGAGGTAGATGAGCTTGTCTACAACTTCGAGCGGGACTTCAAAGGAAAGGACATCGTCGTTGACGGCCATCTGAGCCATTTCCTGCCGGCGGACCTCGTGGTCGTTCTGCGAGCGCATCCGAGGCTAATCGGCGAGAGGCTGAAGGAGAGGGGCTATTCGCGGGAAAAGGTCGGCGAGAACGTCGAGGCCGAGCTTGTCGATGTCATCCTCGTGGAAGCGCTTGAGGAGAACGAGAACGTCATAGAGGTAGACACGACTGGAAAGACGCCCGAAGAAGTCGTGGATGAGATTCTGGGGCTGATTGAGAAGGGGGTCAAGAAGCGCGTCGGCCTTGTTGACTGGAGCGAGGCCTACGATGAGATAATCCCCTACCTCCGCCTCTGA
- a CDS encoding DUF512 domain-containing protein, whose product MYEFTEDFRLRKITKYELDGVDEREDLVVIPPSSKAGPCGSNCLFCYLRQNPPEMIYKVSFHDTLNDPELEKRIAYVSEHYPELWIRVTDTAGNVGLDEKRIESLHEAGLDEMQISLHTTKKERRIALMRSPLAGRLIDLLPLVAETFRVIADIILTPGYNVDDIGEIIEDLASMDVAEVRLFPVGVTRYNRDVRPLTREELIFVKETALDVGKETGIKVVIPPIFKALLGEFRLDIKPFEVEPEIPTYILTGELAYPELRRAFPRIPVVAVKNEFFGGNIGTAGLLTGRDVLRTVERLPEVDLGVVLLPELMFYGDRTLDGFTREELVSRILVEKGYIVESALEPAEIPRLLEKVGAL is encoded by the coding sequence ATGTACGAGTTCACCGAGGACTTCAGGCTCAGGAAAATTACGAAGTACGAGCTGGACGGTGTCGATGAGAGGGAAGACTTGGTGGTAATTCCTCCGTCCAGCAAGGCCGGGCCGTGCGGGAGCAACTGCCTCTTCTGCTACCTCAGACAGAACCCTCCGGAGATGATTTATAAGGTTTCCTTCCACGACACGCTGAACGACCCCGAGCTGGAGAAGAGAATCGCCTACGTGAGCGAGCACTATCCCGAGCTGTGGATTCGTGTTACCGACACGGCTGGAAACGTCGGGCTGGACGAGAAGAGAATCGAGAGTCTCCACGAAGCCGGCCTCGACGAGATGCAGATTTCTCTCCACACAACGAAGAAGGAAAGGCGAATCGCCCTCATGAGGAGCCCGCTCGCGGGGAGGCTGATAGACCTCCTCCCTCTGGTTGCCGAGACATTCAGGGTAATAGCGGACATAATACTCACTCCAGGCTACAACGTCGATGACATCGGCGAGATAATAGAAGATTTGGCCTCGATGGACGTTGCCGAGGTCAGGCTCTTCCCCGTCGGCGTAACTCGGTATAATCGGGACGTAAGACCCCTAACGAGGGAGGAGCTAATCTTCGTTAAGGAGACTGCCCTTGACGTTGGGAAGGAAACCGGGATAAAGGTCGTTATTCCGCCGATCTTCAAGGCCCTCCTCGGCGAGTTCCGACTTGATATTAAGCCCTTCGAGGTTGAGCCTGAGATACCCACGTACATACTGACCGGTGAGCTGGCCTATCCGGAGCTCAGGAGAGCCTTCCCGAGAATCCCCGTTGTGGCGGTCAAGAACGAGTTCTTCGGCGGGAACATAGGTACCGCTGGACTGCTCACGGGCAGGGACGTGCTGAGAACGGTTGAGAGGCTTCCAGAGGTGGATCTGGGAGTTGTTCTCCTCCCAGAGCTGATGTTCTATGGGGACAGAACACTCGACGGCTTCACGCGAGAAGAACTCGTTTCGAGAATCCTCGTGGAGAAGGGCTACATCGTCGAGAGCGCCCTTGAGCCGGCTGAGATACCGCGCCTTCTGGAAAAAGTCGGGGCATTATAG
- a CDS encoding DNA-3-methyladenine glycosylase family protein, whose translation MLIDLEKTAREMIRNGTWAFRDGTFYQAIRLSDGKTGIVAYDGEFHFPEEWGRSERKEAREKIAFILGLDTDLDSFYAEISDSPFAFLIDEFYGLVAPAAPDPYQALVETAAQQQVNFEFAQRTIENLVRLAGEKTSDLYVFPTAERVAKLGREKLREAKLGYRADYIGSLTKLYLRGELNLELWDWDVEEAIRYLTKFRGIGKWTAELFLAYGLRKNVYPAGDLGLRRGIAKIFGKRVKEVRERDVRETLEPYGKWKGLLAFYVTCYDRKTEMERKKR comes from the coding sequence ATGTTGATAGACCTTGAGAAAACGGCAAGAGAAATGATACGGAACGGCACGTGGGCTTTCAGGGACGGGACGTTTTACCAGGCGATAAGGCTCAGCGACGGGAAGACAGGAATTGTTGCCTATGACGGGGAGTTCCATTTCCCCGAGGAGTGGGGACGAAGCGAGCGGAAAGAAGCCAGGGAAAAGATAGCCTTTATCCTGGGTCTTGACACAGACCTTGACTCCTTCTACGCCGAGATTAGCGACTCACCCTTCGCTTTCCTCATAGACGAGTTTTACGGCCTCGTTGCTCCCGCCGCACCCGACCCATATCAGGCGCTGGTCGAGACGGCAGCCCAGCAGCAGGTAAACTTTGAATTCGCCCAGAGGACGATAGAAAACCTCGTCAGGCTGGCCGGAGAGAAAACCAGCGACCTCTACGTCTTCCCAACCGCAGAGAGGGTTGCAAAGCTCGGTAGGGAGAAGCTCAGGGAGGCGAAGCTCGGCTACAGGGCCGACTACATAGGGTCCCTCACAAAGCTCTACCTCAGAGGGGAGCTGAACCTAGAACTCTGGGACTGGGATGTTGAGGAGGCTATCCGATACCTCACGAAGTTCAGAGGAATAGGGAAGTGGACGGCGGAGCTCTTCCTCGCCTATGGCCTCAGGAAGAACGTCTACCCAGCGGGAGACCTCGGCCTTAGGAGGGGCATAGCGAAGATTTTCGGGAAACGGGTTAAGGAAGTCCGCGAGAGGGACGTGAGGGAAACGCTTGAGCCCTACGGGAAGTGGAAGGGCCTCTTGGCGTTCTACGTCACCTGCTACGACCGAAAGACCGAGATGGAGAGGAAGAAAAGATGA
- a CDS encoding DUF7411 family protein — MKVHHLYSGGKDSSLAAWILSRLGYEVELVTVTFGLLDNWKYAQETAERLGFRHRVLELPFEILEKAGEIAIRDGHPNNAIQFIHERALEALASLPEVERVSDGTRRDDRVPLLDLPKTRSLEDRFGVAYLRPLLGLGYKTIRELTERLFVVEIRESEELQKADYEVELRHLLREKGIDPLEIFPKRHYQSRVLGWREDVDRP, encoded by the coding sequence ATGAAAGTCCACCACCTCTACTCCGGCGGAAAGGACTCCAGCCTGGCCGCTTGGATCTTAAGCAGGCTGGGCTACGAAGTCGAGCTCGTAACGGTTACCTTCGGCCTGCTTGACAACTGGAAGTACGCGCAGGAGACCGCAGAGAGGCTCGGGTTCAGGCATAGAGTTCTGGAGCTTCCCTTTGAAATCCTTGAAAAAGCTGGAGAGATAGCTATACGCGACGGCCACCCCAACAACGCGATACAGTTCATCCACGAGAGGGCTTTGGAGGCCTTAGCGTCCCTTCCCGAGGTGGAAAGGGTGAGCGACGGGACGCGGAGGGACGACAGGGTTCCGCTACTCGATCTCCCGAAGACCCGCTCTCTGGAGGACAGGTTCGGGGTAGCTTACCTCAGGCCCCTGCTCGGCCTTGGTTACAAGACGATACGCGAGCTTACCGAAAGGCTCTTCGTTGTGGAGATCCGAGAGAGCGAGGAGCTGCAAAAAGCGGACTACGAAGTCGAACTGAGGCATTTGCTCCGCGAGAAGGGAATTGACCCACTGGAGATATTTCCAAAAAGGCACTACCAGTCAAGAGTTTTAGGGTGGAGGGAGGATGTTGATAGACCTTGA
- a CDS encoding YhbY family RNA-binding protein, giving the protein MEKRLPGKVRRSLRARYYDIEPRAWIGKKGLAESVIEEINTQLEKDGVLKVEIRKGALISTGLDRKTLAEKVAELTDSELIDVRGKRFILFKPREGWERYLRRLERKASAERREKPVRKVRLDIANFRKKFRKGRD; this is encoded by the coding sequence ATGGAGAAACGCTTACCCGGCAAGGTGAGAAGGTCGCTCCGCGCGAGATACTACGACATCGAACCGCGAGCGTGGATTGGGAAGAAGGGCTTAGCTGAGAGTGTAATCGAGGAGATAAACACCCAGCTTGAGAAGGACGGCGTGCTGAAGGTTGAGATAAGGAAGGGAGCGCTCATCTCGACTGGACTGGACAGAAAAACCCTCGCTGAAAAGGTTGCAGAGCTGACGGACAGCGAGCTGATAGACGTCAGGGGCAAAAGGTTTATATTGTTCAAACCGAGGGAAGGCTGGGAAAGGTATTTAAGGCGCCTTGAAAGAAAGGCGTCGGCCGAGAGGCGGGAGAAGCCCGTCCGTAAAGTCAGGCTCGACATCGCTAACTTCAGGAAGAAGTTTAGAAAGGGGAGGGATTGA
- a CDS encoding 30S ribosomal protein S19e, with protein sequence MATVYDVPGDLLVERVAQALKEIEEIKPPEWAPFVKTGRHKERLPEQEDWWYYRVASILRKVYIDGPVGIERLRTWYGGRKNRGHAPEHFYKAGGSIIRKALQQLEAAGFVQKVPGEGRVITPKGQSFLDKIATELKKELEEQIPELKKY encoded by the coding sequence ATGGCGACTGTCTATGACGTTCCCGGTGACCTGCTCGTTGAGAGGGTCGCTCAGGCGCTGAAGGAGATAGAGGAGATAAAGCCCCCGGAGTGGGCTCCGTTCGTCAAGACCGGAAGACACAAGGAGAGGCTTCCGGAGCAGGAGGACTGGTGGTACTACCGCGTTGCCAGCATACTCAGGAAGGTCTACATTGACGGCCCCGTCGGAATCGAGAGGCTCAGGACCTGGTACGGAGGCAGGAAGAACCGCGGACACGCCCCGGAGCACTTCTACAAGGCCGGGGGGAGCATCATAAGGAAGGCCCTCCAGCAGCTTGAGGCGGCTGGCTTCGTCCAGAAGGTTCCGGGCGAGGGAAGGGTCATAACCCCGAAGGGCCAGAGCTTCCTCGACAAGATCGCCACCGAGCTCAAGAAGGAGCTCGAGGAGCAGATCCCGGAGCTCAAGAAGTACTGA
- a CDS encoding DNA-binding protein — MAEDIEEIRKRKLMELQKRYLEQQKAQEEAIKQEMELEAQINAIMRKILTPEARERLGRVKLVKPELARQVELILVQLYQAGQIREPIDDAKLKKILAQIDARTRRDFRIKW; from the coding sequence ATGGCGGAGGACATAGAGGAGATTAGGAAGCGCAAGCTCATGGAGCTCCAGAAGAGGTACCTCGAACAGCAGAAGGCCCAGGAGGAGGCAATAAAACAGGAGATGGAGCTTGAGGCTCAGATTAATGCAATAATGAGGAAAATCCTGACGCCCGAAGCGAGGGAGAGGCTTGGCCGCGTCAAGCTCGTCAAGCCCGAACTCGCGAGGCAGGTTGAGCTCATTCTCGTTCAGCTCTATCAGGCAGGCCAAATAAGGGAGCCGATAGACGATGCCAAGCTGAAGAAGATTCTGGCTCAGATTGACGCAAGGACGAGAAGGGACTTTAGGATTAAGTGGTAG
- a CDS encoding transcription initiation factor IIB yields the protein MSKKRVCPICGSTEFIYDPSRGEVVCKVCGYVIEENVVDMGPEWRAFDASQREKRARAGAPESILLHDKGLSTDIGVDRSLTGLMREKMYRLRKWQSRLRVSDAAERNLAFALSELDRLASHLRLPRHVEEEAARLYREAVRKGLIRGRSIESVIAACVYAACRLLKIPRTLDEIAEVSRVDKKEIGRSFRFIARHLNLTPKKLFVKPTDYVSKFADELGLSEKVRRRAIELLEEAYEKGLTSGKSPAGLVAAALYIAGIMEGERRTQREVAEVARVTEVTVRNRYKELIEKLNLKVPIS from the coding sequence GTGAGTAAGAAGAGGGTCTGCCCCATTTGCGGTTCAACCGAGTTTATTTACGATCCCAGCAGGGGAGAAGTCGTTTGTAAGGTGTGCGGCTACGTTATTGAGGAAAACGTCGTGGATATGGGGCCGGAGTGGAGGGCCTTTGATGCCAGCCAGAGGGAGAAGAGGGCCCGCGCCGGTGCACCCGAAAGCATACTTCTGCACGATAAGGGTCTCTCGACGGACATAGGCGTTGACCGCTCCCTCACCGGCTTGATGAGGGAGAAGATGTACCGGCTGAGGAAGTGGCAGAGCCGCCTGAGGGTCAGCGACGCCGCTGAGCGTAACCTCGCGTTTGCCCTGAGCGAACTCGACAGGCTCGCCAGCCACCTCAGGCTCCCAAGGCATGTGGAAGAGGAAGCCGCGAGACTCTATAGAGAGGCCGTGAGAAAGGGCCTTATTCGCGGCCGTTCTATAGAGAGCGTCATTGCGGCCTGTGTTTACGCAGCCTGCAGACTTCTTAAGATACCGAGGACTCTCGACGAGATAGCCGAAGTTTCTCGTGTGGACAAGAAGGAAATCGGAAGGAGCTTCCGCTTCATAGCGAGGCACCTCAACCTCACTCCGAAGAAGCTCTTCGTTAAGCCCACCGACTATGTCAGCAAGTTCGCCGACGAGTTGGGCCTGAGTGAGAAGGTAAGGAGAAGGGCAATAGAACTGCTTGAGGAGGCCTACGAAAAGGGCCTCACGAGCGGAAAGAGCCCGGCCGGTCTCGTTGCAGCTGCCCTTTACATCGCGGGGATCATGGAAGGAGAGAGGAGGACCCAGCGCGAGGTGGCGGAGGTCGCGCGCGTTACAGAGGTAACGGTAAGAAACAGGTACAAAGAGTTAATAGAGAAGCTGAACCTCAAGGTCCCGATAAGCTGA